One Dromiciops gliroides isolate mDroGli1 chromosome 3, mDroGli1.pri, whole genome shotgun sequence DNA segment encodes these proteins:
- the LOC122751313 gene encoding 60S ribosomal protein L37-like: MTETSSFGKRRNKTHNLCRHCGSKAYHLQKSTCSKCGYPAKRKRKYNWSAKAKRCNTTGTSRMRYLKIVCRQIRNGFHEETAPKPKRAAVAASSSS, from the coding sequence ATGACGGAAACGTCTTCATTTGGTAAGCGCCGGAATAAGACGCACAATTTGTGCCGTCACTGTGGCTCTAAGGCATACCATCTTCAGAAGTCAACCTGCAGCAAATGCGGGTATCCTGCCAAACGCAAGAGAAAGTATAATTGGAGTGCAAAGGCTAAGCGATGCAACACTACTGGTACTAGTCGAATGAGGTACCTAAAAATTGTCTGCCGCCAAATCAGGAATGGATTCCATGAAGAAACAGCACCTAAACCCAAGAGAGCAGCTGTTGCAGCATCTAGTTCATCTTGA